One Setaria viridis chromosome 3, Setaria_viridis_v4.0, whole genome shotgun sequence DNA window includes the following coding sequences:
- the LOC117850586 gene encoding protease Do-like 1, chloroplastic: MAAASSSSSPTACFLSPPCPPPRRPRHFLKHLACAAATKPAPAASSNTSSSRSLALPLPAPTPWPWPPRWLGELVPAEAAGRLLSSAAGSLIVALASAALILGDAGAASAFVVATPRKLQADELATVRLFQENTPSVVYITNLAVRQDAFTLDVLEVPQGSGSGFVWDKSGHIVTNFHVIRGASDLRVTLADQSVYEAQVVGFDQDKDVAVLRIKAPKDKLRPIPVGVSADLLVGQKVYAIGNPFGLDHTLTTGVISGLRREISSAATGRPIQDVIQTDAAINPGNSGGPLLDSSGNLIGVNTAIYSPSGASSGVGFSIPVDTVGGIVDQLIKFGKVTRPILGIKFAPDQSVEQLGLSGVLVLDAPSNGPAGKAGLQSTKRDAYGRLILGDIITSVNGTKVTNGSDLYRILDQCKVGETVTVEVLRGDHKEKIPVILEPKPDES, encoded by the exons atggccgccgcctcctcctcctcctctcccaccgCCTGCTTCCTCTCCCCTCCgtgcccgccgcctcgccgcccgcgccattTCCTCAAACACCTCGCGTGCGCCGCGGCCACAaagcccgcgcccgccgcttcctcaaacacctcctcctcccgctcgctCGCCCTCCCCTTGCCCGCGCCcacgccgtggccgtggccgccgcggtggcTAGGCGAGCTGGTccccgcggaggcggcggggcggctgCTGTCGTCGGCCGCGGGCTCCCTCATCGTCGCGCTCGCCTCCGCGGCGCTGATCCtcggcgacgccggcgcggcCTCCGCGTTCGTGGTCGCCACGCCGCGGAAGCTGCAGGCGGACGAGCTCGCCACCGTGCGCCTCTTCCAGGAGAACACGCCCTCCGTCGTCTACATCACCAACCTCGCCGTGAG GCAGGACGCCTTCACGCTCGACGTGCTCGAGGTGCCGCAGGGGTCTGGGTCGGGGTTTGTCTGGGATAAGAGCGGACACATTGTCACCAATTTCCATGTCATCCGTGGCGCCTCGGACCTCAG GGTCACACTTGCTGATCAGTCAGTGTATGAAGCACAAGTTGTTGGGTTTGACCAGGACAAGGATGTTGCTGTTTTGCGTATCAAAGCACCAAAGGATAAACTAAGACCTATACCAGTCGGTGTGTCAGCAGACCTACTGGTTGGTCAGAAAGTATATGCCATTGGAAACCCA TTTGGCCTTGACCACACTCTGACAACAGGTGTTATCAG TGGACTGCGTAGAGAAATCAGTTCAGCTGCCACAGGACGACCTATACAAGATGTGATACAGACTGATGCTGCTATCAACCCTGGTAACAGTGGTGGTCCACTCCTTGATAGTTCTGGAAACTTGATAGGTGTAAACACTGCTATATACTCACCTTCAGGAGCATCATCTGGTGTTGGGTTTTCCATTCCAGTTGATACT GTTGGGGGCATTGTGGATCAACTTATAAAGTTTGGTAAGGTGACCAGACCTATTTTGGGAATAAAATTTGCCCCTGATCAATCTGTGGAGCAGCTTGGATTAAGTGGAGTGCTTGTCTTGGATGCTCCTTCAAATGGACCAGCTGGCAAAGCA GGTCTGCAATCAACCAAGCGAGATGCCTACGGTCGTCTTATCCTGGGGGATATAATTACTTCTGTGAATGGTACGAAGGTAACAAATGGAAGCGACTTGTACCGGATATTGGATCAGTGTAAAGTTGGGGAAACG GTGACGGTGGAAGTCTTGCGTGGTGACCATAAGGAGAAGATCCCTGTGATCCTTGAACCAAAGCCTGATGAATCATAG